In one window of Henckelia pumila isolate YLH828 chromosome 1, ASM3356847v2, whole genome shotgun sequence DNA:
- the LOC140860945 gene encoding transcription factor bHLH129 isoform X2, with protein MYSSSTSSSSQGSMGLVSSGTAGGGGLLRYGSAPSSLLAASVDSAREFSGHSHLSAVGHREEPPPPSKANATIGLQRAYGFGVSGASSSSLVRHSSSPAGFLNQIAAAVGDSGGFSVTRGMGNYNNSENLSRLNSQLSFTRQDSTLSYISEENESADGDEMRTQNGQRKTSHPYGFGMGTSSSTWDETNSVMFSMAPNKRSKIVGSGGDFLGSLDSMENQFQFSMGQGGMEMTQMEKLMHSIPQDSVPCKIRAKRGCATHPRSIAERERRTRISGKLKKLQVLVPNMDKQTSYADMLDLAVQHIKSLQNQVQD; from the exons ATGTATTCTTCCTCCACTTCATCTTCGTCACAAGGCTCCATGGGCCTCGTCTCCTCCGGCACCGCCGGAGGAGGAGGACTCTTGCGCTATGGTTCCGCACCCAGCTCCCTCCTGGCCGCCTCCGTTGATTCAGCAAGAGAATTCTCCGGCCACTCTCACCTCTCCGCCGTCGGCCACAGAGAGGAACCGCCGCCGCCCAGTAAGGCTAACGCTACGATTGGGTTGCAGCGGGCGTACGGGTTTGGTGTTTCCggagcttcttcttcttctttggtgcGGCACAGTAGCTCTCCGGCGGGCTTCCTCAACCAGATAGCGGCGGCGGTTGGGGATTCCG gaggATTTTCAGTTACAAGAGGGATGGGAAACTATAATAATTCAGAGAATCTATCAAGATTGAACTCTCAGCTCAGCTTCACCAGACAAGACAGCACTCTTTCTTATATCTCTGAAGAAAACGAGAGCGCTGATGGTGATGAAATGAGAACTCAAAACGGGCAAAGAAAGACTTCTCATCCGTACGGGTTCGGGATGGGGACATCGTCGTCCACATGGGACGAAACCAACTCCGTCATGTTCTCCATGGCGCCGAACAAACGATCTAAGATCGTCGGATCAGGAGGTGACTTTCTCGGCAGCCTAGATAGCATGGAGAATCAG TTTCAGTTTAGCATGGGACAAGGAGGAATGGAGATGACACAAATGGAGAAGCTAATGCACAGCATCCCGCAGGATTCGGTCCCGTGCAAGATCCGTGCGAAGCGGGGCTGCGCTACTCATCCTCGCAGCATCGCGGAGCGG GAGAGGAGGACGAGAATCAGTGGAAAGTTGAAGAAATTACAAGTTCTTGTTCCGAATATGGATAAG CAAACCAGCTATGCCGACATGCTAGATTTGGCTGTGCAACATATAAAGAGCCTACAAAATCAAGTTCAG
- the LOC140860945 gene encoding transcription factor bHLH128 isoform X1 translates to MYSSSTSSSSQGSMGLVSSGTAGGGGLLRYGSAPSSLLAASVDSAREFSGHSHLSAVGHREEPPPPSKANATIGLQRAYGFGVSGASSSSLVRHSSSPAGFLNQIAAAVGDSGGFSVTRGMGNYNNSENLSRLNSQLSFTRQDSTLSYISEENESADGDEMRTQNGQRKTSHPYGFGMGTSSSTWDETNSVMFSMAPNKRSKIVGSGGDFLGSLDSMENQFQFSMGQGGMEMTQMEKLMHSIPQDSVPCKIRAKRGCATHPRSIAERERRTRISGKLKKLQVLVPNMDKQTSYADMLDLAVQHIKSLQNQVQKLNQELDNCTCGCKSNKDL, encoded by the exons ATGTATTCTTCCTCCACTTCATCTTCGTCACAAGGCTCCATGGGCCTCGTCTCCTCCGGCACCGCCGGAGGAGGAGGACTCTTGCGCTATGGTTCCGCACCCAGCTCCCTCCTGGCCGCCTCCGTTGATTCAGCAAGAGAATTCTCCGGCCACTCTCACCTCTCCGCCGTCGGCCACAGAGAGGAACCGCCGCCGCCCAGTAAGGCTAACGCTACGATTGGGTTGCAGCGGGCGTACGGGTTTGGTGTTTCCggagcttcttcttcttctttggtgcGGCACAGTAGCTCTCCGGCGGGCTTCCTCAACCAGATAGCGGCGGCGGTTGGGGATTCCG gaggATTTTCAGTTACAAGAGGGATGGGAAACTATAATAATTCAGAGAATCTATCAAGATTGAACTCTCAGCTCAGCTTCACCAGACAAGACAGCACTCTTTCTTATATCTCTGAAGAAAACGAGAGCGCTGATGGTGATGAAATGAGAACTCAAAACGGGCAAAGAAAGACTTCTCATCCGTACGGGTTCGGGATGGGGACATCGTCGTCCACATGGGACGAAACCAACTCCGTCATGTTCTCCATGGCGCCGAACAAACGATCTAAGATCGTCGGATCAGGAGGTGACTTTCTCGGCAGCCTAGATAGCATGGAGAATCAG TTTCAGTTTAGCATGGGACAAGGAGGAATGGAGATGACACAAATGGAGAAGCTAATGCACAGCATCCCGCAGGATTCGGTCCCGTGCAAGATCCGTGCGAAGCGGGGCTGCGCTACTCATCCTCGCAGCATCGCGGAGCGG GAGAGGAGGACGAGAATCAGTGGAAAGTTGAAGAAATTACAAGTTCTTGTTCCGAATATGGATAAG CAAACCAGCTATGCCGACATGCTAGATTTGGCTGTGCAACATATAAAGAGCCTACAAAATCAAGTTCAG AAGCTTAATCAAGAGCTCGATAATTGCACATGTGGATGCAAAAGTAATAAAGATTTATAG